The following are from one region of the Chloroflexota bacterium genome:
- a CDS encoding methionine adenosyltransferase: protein MSHTFTDSPSYLFTSESVTEGHPDKLCDQISDAVLDAIIADDPKARVACEVCTTTGLVVVMGEITTETYVDIATIVRDTIRDAGYIDSTYGFDYQSCGVAISVHEQSPDIQHGVDTAIELRGEAGDYDDLEAVGAGDQGMMVGFACNETPELMPLPISLSHKLCQRMAQLRKDGTLPYLRPDGKSQVTVEYAYGVPKRIHTVVMSTQHSEDVSQETISRDLIEHAAKAIIPAELLDDDTQYWINPSGRFVTGGPVGDTGLTGRKILVDTYGGFARHGGGAFSGKDPTKVDRSAAYAARYVAKNVVAAGLADRMEVIVSYAIGKREPTSISIETFGSGKIADDKIEALVAANFDLTPGGIIRDLQLRRPLYKQTSTYGHFGRDDLELPWERTDKADKLRKAAGL from the coding sequence TTGAGCCATACCTTTACCGACTCCCCTTCGTACCTGTTCACTTCCGAATCGGTTACGGAGGGGCACCCTGATAAACTCTGCGACCAAATTTCGGACGCGGTGCTAGACGCGATTATCGCGGACGACCCGAAGGCGCGCGTTGCCTGCGAGGTCTGCACCACCACCGGCTTGGTCGTCGTCATGGGGGAAATCACCACCGAGACCTATGTGGACATTGCCACCATCGTCCGCGACACCATCCGAGACGCCGGATATATCGATTCCACTTACGGCTTCGACTACCAGTCCTGCGGCGTCGCCATATCGGTGCACGAGCAGTCGCCGGACATCCAGCACGGCGTTGACACCGCTATCGAACTGCGCGGCGAGGCGGGCGACTACGACGACCTAGAGGCTGTCGGCGCGGGCGACCAGGGCATGATGGTCGGCTTCGCCTGCAACGAGACGCCCGAATTGATGCCGCTGCCCATTTCCCTGTCACATAAGCTCTGCCAGCGAATGGCGCAGCTGCGCAAGGATGGCACACTGCCGTATCTGCGTCCCGATGGCAAGTCGCAGGTTACGGTCGAGTACGCTTATGGCGTTCCAAAGCGCATCCATACGGTCGTGATGAGCACGCAGCACAGCGAAGATGTGAGCCAGGAGACAATATCGCGCGACCTCATAGAGCATGCTGCCAAGGCAATCATCCCCGCCGAGCTGCTCGACGACGACACACAGTATTGGATTAACCCATCCGGGCGGTTCGTAACCGGCGGTCCCGTCGGCGACACGGGCTTGACAGGACGCAAGATTCTGGTGGACACATACGGCGGTTTCGCGCGGCATGGCGGCGGCGCGTTCTCCGGCAAAGACCCGACGAAGGTTGACCGCTCCGCAGCGTATGCGGCGCGCTATGTCGCCAAGAATGTGGTCGCAGCCGGTCTCGCGGACAGGATGGAAGTCATCGTGTCATACGCCATCGGCAAGCGCGAGCCAACATCCATTTCCATCGAAACATTCGGCAGCGGCAAGATAGCGGATGACAAGATAGAAGCGCTAGTAGCGGCGAACTTCGACCTGACGCCCGGCGGCATCATCCGCGACCTGCAGTTGCGCCGCCCGCTGTATAAGCAGACCTCGACCTATGGGCACTTCGGCCGCGACGACTTGGAGCTGCCCTGGGAGCGCACGGACAAGGCAGACAAACTCCGCAAAGCGGCAGGGCTGTAA
- a CDS encoding NADH-quinone oxidoreductase subunit C yields the protein MTTPSNRPARPRRPRREPVSPTAPVALDARGESLSAVLQDVFADFDAQVGAAVDEVTLTVRPDDVPAVCRIARQHPDIDCGYLRCLSVVDYVERLEVNYHLFSLDKRHKFVVKTNLPSDEPVVPTIVSIWRGANWFEREAHDLFGVVFDGHPDMSPLLLYDGFEGFPGRKSFPFHDYDEW from the coding sequence ATGACAACGCCTTCAAATCGCCCTGCACGCCCACGCCGACCGCGCCGCGAACCAGTGAGCCCGACCGCGCCCGTAGCCCTAGACGCGCGCGGAGAGTCGCTGTCCGCCGTGCTGCAGGATGTGTTCGCAGACTTTGATGCGCAAGTCGGCGCCGCTGTGGACGAAGTTACGCTCACGGTGCGCCCGGACGATGTGCCAGCCGTATGCCGCATCGCGCGACAGCATCCCGATATAGACTGCGGCTACCTGCGCTGCCTGTCCGTAGTGGACTATGTGGAGCGTTTGGAGGTGAACTATCATCTGTTCTCTCTGGACAAGCGGCACAAGTTCGTGGTGAAGACAAACTTGCCGTCGGACGAGCCCGTCGTGCCAACCATAGTGTCCATTTGGCGCGGCGCAAACTGGTTCGAACGCGAGGCTCACGACCTGTTCGGCGTAGTCTTCGACGGCCATCCCGATATGTCGCCACTGCTGCTGTACGACGGGTTCGAGGGCTTTCCGGGGCGTAAAAGCTTCCCGTTTCATGATTATGATGAGTGGTAG
- a CDS encoding NADH-quinone oxidoreductase subunit D has product MQLHQQQTDQADALDLMVNMGPQHPSTHGVFRVVIWVDGERIVRAEPHIGYLHRGSEKLCEGELYSQVITLFDRLDYVGNLNCELAFVLATEKLMGIEVPERAEHIRVILAELNRIASHLLFYGVYGLDMGAMTPMLYGFRERERIQELFESVTGARLMHNYFRIGGVKEDLPADFPARMHRLMEQLRQGIAECDALLSQNEMFLARTKGIGAISAEDALDYGITGPALRASGVPEDVRISEPYSIYDRFDFGIPVGTYGDCWDRYYVRVEEMRQSVRIIEQAMASMESGPVMASDRRIARPRPPKGEVYVRTESPRGDFAVFLVSDGTDKPYRVKVRAPSFANLQAFQHMLRDAYVADAVVILGSIDIILGEVDR; this is encoded by the coding sequence ATGCAACTCCACCAACAGCAAACCGATCAAGCAGACGCTCTTGACCTGATGGTCAATATGGGACCGCAGCATCCTAGCACGCATGGCGTGTTTCGCGTCGTCATTTGGGTGGACGGCGAGCGCATCGTCCGGGCGGAGCCGCATATAGGCTATTTGCATCGCGGCTCGGAGAAGCTTTGCGAGGGCGAGCTATATAGCCAAGTCATCACGCTGTTCGACCGCCTCGACTATGTGGGCAACCTGAACTGCGAACTCGCCTTCGTGCTTGCCACCGAGAAGCTGATGGGAATCGAAGTGCCGGAACGCGCCGAGCACATCCGCGTCATACTCGCCGAGCTGAACCGCATCGCAAGCCATCTGCTCTTCTACGGCGTCTATGGGCTGGACATGGGCGCGATGACGCCGATGCTCTACGGATTTCGCGAGCGCGAGCGCATTCAAGAACTGTTCGAGAGCGTTACCGGCGCGCGCCTGATGCACAACTACTTCCGCATCGGCGGCGTCAAGGAAGACCTACCGGCCGACTTCCCGGCGCGCATGCACCGCCTTATGGAGCAACTGCGGCAAGGCATCGCCGAGTGTGACGCGCTTCTATCGCAGAACGAAATGTTCCTCGCGCGCACGAAGGGCATCGGCGCAATAAGCGCTGAAGACGCCCTAGACTACGGCATCACCGGACCGGCGCTGCGAGCGAGCGGCGTGCCGGAAGATGTGCGCATATCCGAGCCGTATTCCATCTACGACCGCTTCGATTTCGGCATACCCGTCGGAACATACGGCGACTGCTGGGACAGGTACTATGTGCGCGTGGAAGAGATGCGCCAATCCGTTCGCATCATCGAGCAGGCGATGGCGTCGATGGAGTCGGGTCCCGTAATGGCAAGCGATAGGCGCATAGCGCGCCCGCGTCCGCCAAAGGGCGAGGTGTATGTCCGCACGGAATCGCCGCGCGGCGACTTCGCCGTCTTCCTGGTCAGCGACGGCACGGACAAGCCTTATCGCGTCAAAGTGCGCGCGCCGTCATTCGCCAACCTGCAAGCGTTCCAGCACATGCTACGCGACGCCTATGTCGCCGACGCCGTGGTGATTCTCGG
- a CDS encoding type II toxin-antitoxin system HicA family toxin, with protein MSSSARRLTPIPYLTLVRLFELEGFRIVRQRGDHIIMTKPGVNRPVVIKSSPRMVAVTHIRTNMRTAGMSRERYFQLLERVR; from the coding sequence TTGAGTTCATCAGCAAGGCGACTTACGCCCATACCATATCTGACCTTGGTGAGGTTATTTGAACTGGAAGGCTTCCGAATTGTGCGACAAAGGGGCGACCACATAATAATGACCAAGCCGGGTGTAAACCGTCCTGTTGTCATTAAGAGCAGCCCGCGCATGGTTGCCGTGACTCATATTCGCACTAATATGCGGACGGCGGGCATGAGCAGGGAGCGATATTTTCAATTGCTGGAACGGGTCAGATAA
- a CDS encoding PaaI family thioesterase has protein sequence MSASTIEQNPHVGERDTEDDEQQVREVSQGYSNCFGCGEDNPIGLRLKYRFEGDALVTDFRPGIEHEGWPGIVNGGIIATLLYEIMENYAYHSGSTTMMRDMEVKFIRPARIRRRITAIARLDIQVHREMTVTATLMQGKTVAEGTAHLTELSEAQIERIGIKQPDK, from the coding sequence TTGAGCGCCTCAACAATCGAGCAAAATCCTCATGTTGGCGAGCGAGACACGGAAGACGACGAGCAGCAGGTCCGCGAAGTTTCGCAGGGATACTCGAACTGCTTTGGCTGCGGTGAGGACAACCCCATCGGTCTGCGCCTGAAGTACCGCTTCGAGGGCGATGCGCTCGTAACCGATTTCAGGCCCGGCATCGAACACGAAGGCTGGCCCGGCATCGTCAATGGCGGTATTATCGCCACCCTGCTGTACGAAATCATGGAAAACTACGCATACCACAGCGGCAGCACCACAATGATGCGCGACATGGAGGTGAAGTTCATCCGCCCGGCGCGAATCCGCCGTCGCATCACGGCAATCGCGCGCCTAGATATCCAAGTTCACCGTGAAATGACCGTAACGGCAACCCTAATGCAAGGCAAAACGGTAGCCGAAGGCACCGCGCACCTAACCGAACTCTCCGAAGCGCAAATCGAACGAATAGGCATCAAGCAGCCGGACAAATAG
- a CDS encoding ParA family protein, translated as MADEQGPIVVSVINMKGSVGKTTVAAMLARVSALVFKQDVLAIDLDPQANLSQSLMGEYGYKRFLENKSPSIVEIFKGYQPPTPLNPSSSPLDIDNVVHEVTSNLHVIPSRFDFSDNLISSIGTDPRVLARLIANSFQSKDLILIDCAPTESILTQTAYHASGYILVPVKPEFFATIGFPLLNDSLNAFKSSNPGHQIAVIGIVINNSFYDGGNDVGPEKERSMKEISEEASENSWHIFRNQLVHSRGFPKIMRGDFRYTGNALKSFQPFAGEFLLRLVESGWIPAEINKND; from the coding sequence ATGGCTGACGAACAGGGGCCTATTGTCGTTTCAGTGATAAACATGAAGGGTAGTGTTGGGAAGACGACCGTTGCGGCGATGCTGGCACGGGTTTCTGCATTAGTCTTTAAGCAGGACGTCCTAGCAATTGATTTAGACCCACAAGCTAACCTGTCCCAATCGCTTATGGGAGAATACGGCTATAAACGCTTTTTGGAAAATAAATCGCCCTCAATTGTTGAGATATTCAAGGGTTACCAACCTCCCACACCGCTTAATCCCTCTTCAAGTCCATTGGACATTGACAATGTTGTTCATGAAGTTACATCTAATCTTCATGTGATCCCTTCAAGATTCGATTTTTCGGACAACTTGATAAGCTCAATCGGAACTGATCCAAGAGTTCTCGCACGACTTATCGCTAATAGTTTCCAGAGCAAGGACTTAATTCTTATAGATTGTGCTCCTACCGAATCGATCCTTACGCAGACGGCTTACCATGCATCAGGTTACATACTTGTGCCCGTCAAACCGGAGTTCTTTGCTACCATTGGTTTTCCTCTACTCAATGATTCCCTTAACGCTTTCAAAAGTTCAAACCCAGGACATCAGATTGCTGTTATCGGTATCGTAATCAACAACTCCTTTTATGACGGTGGAAACGATGTAGGACCGGAAAAAGAAAGGTCTATGAAAGAAATTTCTGAAGAAGCGTCTGAAAACTCTTGGCATATTTTTAGGAATCAACTTGTACATTCCCGTGGATTTCCTAAAATAATGCGGGGAGATTTCAGATATACTGGAAATGCGCTCAAGTCATTTCAGCCTTTCGCAGGTGAGTTCTTATTAAGACTGGTGGAATCAGGTTGGATTCCGGCGGAGATTAACAAAAATGACTAA
- a CDS encoding NADH-quinone oxidoreductase subunit B, protein MKPLGVGYEPGRGNSPADSVLHRALPNALVAKSDELFALARKSSLWTLSFGLACCAIEMISAHMSHHDIDRFGIVTWPSPRQADVMIVAGTVVKKMADPIKLLYEQMPDPKWVIAMGSCATNGGPYYRSYSVVMGVDHLIPVDVYVPGCPPRPEALMFGLMQLQEKIRQDAKQRE, encoded by the coding sequence ATGAAGCCGCTGGGCGTAGGGTACGAGCCCGGCAGGGGCAATTCGCCCGCCGACAGCGTACTGCACCGCGCGCTCCCCAACGCGCTCGTAGCCAAGTCGGACGAACTCTTCGCGCTCGCACGCAAGTCCTCGCTATGGACGCTTTCGTTCGGTCTCGCCTGCTGCGCCATCGAGATGATAAGCGCGCACATGTCGCACCACGACATAGACCGCTTCGGCATCGTTACCTGGCCATCGCCGCGTCAGGCGGATGTGATGATTGTCGCCGGCACGGTCGTCAAGAAGATGGCAGACCCGATAAAGCTGCTGTACGAGCAGATGCCCGACCCGAAATGGGTCATCGCGATGGGCAGCTGCGCCACGAACGGCGGACCATACTACCGCTCGTACTCGGTCGTGATGGGCGTTGACCACCTGATACCCGTCGATGTGTATGTGCCCGGCTGCCCACCGCGACCGGAGGCGCTGATGTTCGGCTTGATGCAGCTGCAGGAGAAAATCCGGCAAGACGCCAAGCAGCGCGAATAG
- a CDS encoding sugar kinase, which translates to MTVLVVGSVAYDSVKTPVASRETSLGGSAMYFSIGISRFAPVSVVAVVGDDFQDKDVEAMRSRGVDVSGLRRVAGSTFRWAGEYYGADLNARDTLDTQLNVFADFSPNLSAEQRQCPYLFLANIDPELQLDVLQQMERRPQLVALDSMNFWIDSKRDSLDKIVSSADVLFMDEGEARDYAQEGNLVLAARRIMAMGPGVVVVKRGAHGVLVFNRTDLGRTDMGDDVFSAPAYPLDHVVDPTGAGDTFASGFVGYIAATGDTTPAGYRRATVLGSVMGSFCVQDFSSDRVRTLTMQDIEGRFRAFTKLTSFAPLDDGERIVPSR; encoded by the coding sequence ATGACCGTACTCGTCGTCGGCTCGGTCGCCTACGACTCCGTGAAAACGCCGGTTGCCAGCCGTGAGACTTCGCTCGGCGGGTCTGCTATGTACTTCTCCATCGGCATCAGCCGGTTCGCGCCCGTCAGCGTGGTCGCTGTTGTTGGCGATGACTTTCAGGACAAGGATGTCGAAGCGATGCGCTCTCGCGGCGTCGATGTCAGCGGCTTGCGGAGAGTGGCGGGCAGCACATTCCGCTGGGCAGGCGAATACTACGGCGCAGACCTCAACGCGCGCGATACGCTGGACACGCAGCTGAACGTGTTCGCAGATTTCTCGCCCAATCTCAGCGCCGAACAGCGCCAATGCCCGTACCTGTTCCTCGCCAATATCGACCCTGAACTGCAACTCGACGTTCTGCAACAGATGGAACGGCGTCCCCAACTCGTCGCCCTTGATTCCATGAACTTCTGGATAGATTCCAAGCGCGATTCGCTCGACAAGATAGTCAGCAGCGCCGATGTGCTGTTCATGGACGAAGGCGAGGCGCGCGACTACGCGCAGGAAGGCAACCTTGTGCTCGCGGCGCGGCGCATTATGGCGATGGGTCCCGGCGTGGTCGTGGTGAAGCGCGGCGCGCACGGCGTGCTGGTGTTCAATCGCACTGACTTGGGCCGCACTGACATGGGCGATGACGTTTTCTCCGCGCCGGCGTATCCGCTCGACCATGTTGTCGATCCCACCGGCGCGGGCGACACATTCGCTTCCGGCTTCGTAGGTTATATCGCAGCCACCGGCGACACGACGCCCGCAGGTTACCGCCGTGCCACCGTGCTCGGCTCGGTCATGGGCTCGTTCTGCGTGCAAGACTTCAGCTCGGACAGGGTGCGCACGCTCACGATGCAAGACATCGAAGGCCGCTTCCGCGCATTCACGAAACTCACATCGTTCGCGCCACTCGATGACGGCGAACGCATCGTGCCTTCTCGATAG
- a CDS encoding rhodanese-like domain-containing protein, translating into MPTKNPGEPYYRISIDEAEEMQASGDSVVVDVRALDEYADGHVKGALFIHVDTLLGRIDELPEDKNLLFICAIGVRSGLAAEMAAAMGFDSERLYNIEEGTPAWIEAGKPTSYGADE; encoded by the coding sequence ATGCCTACCAAGAACCCGGGCGAGCCATATTACCGCATCAGCATCGACGAGGCAGAGGAAATGCAGGCATCCGGCGATTCCGTCGTCGTGGATGTGCGCGCGCTCGACGAATACGCCGATGGCCATGTCAAAGGCGCGCTCTTCATCCATGTGGACACCCTGCTAGGGCGCATAGACGAGCTGCCAGAAGACAAGAACCTGCTGTTCATCTGCGCTATCGGCGTGCGCAGCGGACTCGCCGCCGAGATGGCAGCCGCGATGGGCTTCGACTCCGAGCGCCTGTACAACATCGAAGAGGGCACGCCTGCATGGATCGAAGCCGGCAAGCCTACTAGCTACGGGGCGGACGAATAG
- a CDS encoding adenosylhomocysteinase, whose translation MSIQIRRNDLTTETNSGHIADASLASEGIRRIHWAAREMPVLRQIRERFANEKPLEGLRIAACLHVTTETANLLLALKDGGAEAAICASNPLSTQDDVAAALVHEYGIPTFAIKGEDSETYYSHINSALDTKPHITMDDGADLVATLHSERTSELDGLVGGTEETTTGVIRLRSLAEEGRLRYPIVAVNDADTKHFFDNRYGTGQSTLDGITRATNILWAGKTVVVAGYGWCGRGVALRARGMGAQTIVTEINPIHALEAAMDGHQVMSMDEAAKVGDIFITLTGGMKAVGRRHIEVMKDGALLANSGHFNVEIDIPALEEMADAKREARPFVEEYMMGDGRNLYLLGEGRLINLAAAEGHPSAVMDMSFADQALSAEYLAKFAHSLQPQVYDVPRDIDEEVGRLKLLSMGITIDTLTTEQEEYLASWEVGT comes from the coding sequence ATGTCGATACAAATCAGGAGGAATGACTTGACCACAGAAACGAACAGCGGGCACATCGCAGACGCTTCGCTTGCATCAGAGGGCATTCGCCGCATTCATTGGGCAGCGCGCGAGATGCCCGTGCTGCGCCAAATACGCGAGCGATTCGCCAACGAGAAGCCACTCGAAGGCTTGCGCATCGCCGCCTGCCTGCATGTTACGACCGAGACCGCCAACCTGCTGCTCGCGCTGAAAGACGGCGGCGCCGAAGCCGCTATCTGCGCCAGCAATCCGCTCAGCACGCAGGACGATGTGGCAGCCGCGCTCGTTCACGAATACGGCATCCCCACATTCGCCATCAAGGGCGAGGACAGCGAGACCTACTACTCGCACATCAACTCCGCGCTCGACACCAAGCCGCACATCACGATGGACGACGGAGCCGACCTCGTGGCGACGCTGCACTCCGAGCGCACCTCGGAACTTGACGGGCTTGTTGGCGGCACGGAAGAGACGACCACCGGCGTCATCCGCCTCCGAAGCCTTGCTGAAGAAGGCAGGCTGCGCTACCCGATAGTCGCGGTCAACGACGCGGACACCAAGCATTTCTTCGACAACCGCTACGGCACTGGGCAAAGCACGCTCGACGGCATCACGCGCGCGACAAACATCCTGTGGGCGGGTAAGACGGTCGTGGTCGCGGGCTATGGCTGGTGCGGACGCGGCGTTGCGCTCCGAGCGCGTGGCATGGGCGCGCAGACAATCGTTACTGAGATTAACCCCATCCACGCACTCGAAGCCGCGATGGACGGTCATCAGGTTATGAGTATGGACGAAGCGGCGAAGGTCGGCGATATATTCATCACGCTCACGGGCGGCATGAAGGCGGTCGGGCGGCGGCACATAGAGGTGATGAAGGACGGCGCGCTGCTCGCCAACAGCGGCCACTTCAATGTGGAAATAGACATCCCGGCGCTCGAAGAAATGGCGGACGCCAAGCGCGAAGCGCGCCCGTTCGTGGAAGAGTACATGATGGGCGATGGCAGGAATCTGTATCTGCTCGGCGAGGGCAGGCTCATCAACCTTGCTGCCGCAGAGGGGCATCCGTCCGCCGTCATGGACATGAGTTTCGCGGATCAGGCGCTGTCCGCCGAGTATCTGGCAAAGTTCGCGCACTCGCTGCAGCCGCAGGTTTACGATGTGCCGCGCGACATCGACGAAGAGGTCGGCAGGCTGAAGCTGCTGTCTATGGGAATCACCATAGACACGCTGACCACCGAACAGGAAGAATATCTCGCTAGCTGGGAGGTAGGGACTTGA
- a CDS encoding type II toxin-antitoxin system HicB family antitoxin, translating into MTKVMYKAEIFQEDDCFVGYCRELDVSSFGDTPEDAKVSLQEAIEAFLEGCEYLGTLDNVLTESGFAKFGDTWKLRERITEDKIAVVG; encoded by the coding sequence ATGACAAAGGTAATGTACAAGGCAGAGATATTCCAAGAGGACGACTGCTTTGTCGGATATTGCCGCGAACTGGATGTATCAAGTTTCGGAGATACGCCCGAAGATGCCAAGGTGTCGCTGCAAGAAGCAATCGAGGCGTTCTTGGAGGGGTGCGAATATCTAGGGACGCTGGACAATGTGCTGACGGAATCGGGATTCGCAAAGTTCGGCGACACATGGAAATTGAGAGAACGCATAACTGAAGACAAAATTGCGGTTGTAGGTTGA
- a CDS encoding NADH-quinone oxidoreductase subunit A, translated as MFLASYIVAPKRPSAVKDIPYECGIEPAPFRWSQIQIRYYVFAILFLIFDVEAVFLFPWAVVFLDTIPAVFYAMLIFIAILFFGVVYGWRKGVLHWR; from the coding sequence ATGTTCCTCGCATCCTACATCGTCGCGCCCAAGCGTCCGTCAGCCGTCAAGGACATCCCATACGAATGCGGCATCGAACCTGCGCCCTTTCGCTGGTCGCAGATTCAGATTCGCTACTATGTGTTCGCCATCCTGTTCCTGATATTCGACGTGGAAGCGGTATTCCTCTTCCCCTGGGCGGTCGTCTTCCTAGACACCATCCCCGCCGTCTTCTACGCGATGCTCATCTTCATCGCCATCCTGTTCTTCGGCGTGGTCTATGGCTGGCGCAAGGGGGTGCTGCATTGGCGATAA
- a CDS encoding phosphoglucomutase/phosphomannomutase family protein: protein MPIKFGTDGWRAIIAEDFTFDNVRLCAQGAADLMKYHSLAYRGFVVGYDTRFASAEFAAAVAEVTAGNGIPTLLCDRAAPTPVVAYNLVAKDAGAGAVITASHNPAAYNGFKYKPDYGGSASPEIVAELESRIAAAESSGGSQRMPIQQAQANGLLELFDPQPDYLNHVASFVDLAAIRNAGLDIIVDSMHGAGAGYLADLLSGGSTRVIEIRGEPNPAFPGMAQPEPLAHNLAPLIDEVEDRTADIGLATDGDADRLGVVDDDGNFLTTLQTFALLCMHQLDTLGRRGPLVRSITMTGMIDKLGAIYDVPVHETPVGFKYLGPVMMAHDALIAGEESGGYAFQGNVPERDGILSGLMLLDLMVKTDMGIADLLGELEDKVGPHHYDRLDLHFDESLRATIMARLQAAAPSTIAGLPVEQVDTQDGFRYLLEGGYWALIRFSGTEPLLRIYAEAESPDDVAMLLEEARGMAGV from the coding sequence ATGCCTATCAAATTTGGAACGGACGGCTGGCGAGCCATCATCGCTGAGGACTTCACCTTCGACAATGTGCGCTTGTGCGCGCAGGGCGCCGCCGACCTGATGAAGTACCACAGCCTAGCGTATCGCGGCTTCGTCGTGGGTTACGACACGCGCTTTGCGTCCGCCGAATTCGCCGCCGCGGTCGCAGAAGTGACTGCCGGTAATGGCATCCCCACACTGCTATGCGACAGGGCGGCGCCGACTCCTGTCGTCGCGTACAACCTCGTGGCGAAGGACGCCGGCGCCGGCGCGGTCATTACGGCGAGCCACAATCCCGCCGCCTACAACGGTTTCAAGTACAAGCCCGACTACGGCGGCAGCGCATCTCCGGAAATCGTCGCTGAGCTGGAATCGCGCATCGCGGCGGCGGAATCTTCCGGCGGCTCGCAGCGAATGCCCATTCAGCAGGCGCAAGCCAACGGGCTGCTCGAACTGTTCGACCCGCAGCCCGATTATCTCAATCATGTCGCATCGTTCGTTGACCTAGCGGCGATACGCAACGCGGGCTTGGACATCATCGTGGACTCCATGCACGGCGCGGGCGCGGGATACCTCGCTGATTTGCTGTCCGGCGGCTCGACCCGCGTCATTGAGATTCGCGGCGAGCCGAACCCGGCATTCCCCGGAATGGCGCAGCCGGAGCCGCTCGCGCACAACCTCGCGCCACTCATCGACGAGGTGGAAGACAGAACCGCCGACATCGGTCTAGCCACGGACGGCGACGCGGACCGTCTAGGCGTCGTGGACGACGACGGCAACTTCCTCACCACCCTGCAAACTTTCGCGCTGCTGTGCATGCACCAGCTCGACACGCTCGGCAGGCGCGGGCCGCTAGTCCGCTCCATCACCATGACCGGCATGATAGACAAGCTCGGCGCAATCTACGATGTCCCCGTCCACGAAACCCCCGTCGGCTTCAAGTACCTGGGCCCCGTCATGATGGCTCATGACGCCCTCATAGCAGGCGAAGAAAGCGGCGGTTACGCGTTCCAAGGCAATGTGCCGGAGCGCGACGGCATCCTGAGCGGCTTAATGTTGTTGGACCTCATGGTCAAGACCGACATGGGCATCGCCGATCTACTCGGCGAGCTGGAAGACAAAGTAGGCCCCCACCACTACGACCGCCTCGACCTGCACTTCGACGAGAGCCTGCGCGCCACCATAATGGCACGACTGCAAGCCGCCGCGCCATCGACAATAGCGGGCTTGCCGGTAGAGCAAGTGGACACACAAGACGGCTTCCGTTACCTGTTGGAGGGCGGCTACTGGGCGCTAATCCGCTTCTCCGGCACCGAACCATTGCTGCGGATATACGCGGAGGCAGAATCGCCGGATGATGTGGCAATGCTGCTGGAAGAGGCGCGGGGGATGGCGGGGGTGTAG